The DNA segment CAAAAGCAAAACCCATACTAGCACATATTGCTTTAAGTAAAGCAGGTTGAACCATAGTATGCGTAAAAGCACTCAAGGCATCTATAGGCTTTAAAGATACTAAACACAAAATAAAACCAACACCAAATAAAACACTTTTAGTTTCGTATTTTTTTATCAACAAAACTATGGCAATTAAAGTCCCCAAAGCAGCTATAACTAAATACATATCTTGAATTAAATTTTGCATTTTTCTCCTTAATAAGTATATTCTTGATCTAATTTTAAAAGGCTTTCTTGCATAGGATAAGTAAAAATTTTTACATCTTTAAAACCTACGGATTTTAAGGTATTATTTTTGATCTTTAAAGCACAACCTTCAGGTAAAGCATAAACTTTATCATTAGGATTTATGATCAAATATTCTTGCAAACGCTCTTCGCGACTTTCTCCATTATGTCCTTTTATTTTACCGCTTATAAAATGAGGATTTATTTGATATGGAAAAAGATTTAAACTATCAAAACTTTGAGGCATTACTATAGGCATATCATTAGTTGTTTTTATACTTGCACCTGCTATATTTGATCCAGCACTCCAACCTATATAACAGGCACCATTCATAACACTATTTTTTATACTTTCTAATAAATCATTCTTATACAGTTGATTTAAAAGCTCAAAACTATTTCCTCCACCTACCATGATTACTTTAGCATTTAAAATAGCTTCTTTAAAATTATCAAATTTGTGTAAAGATTTTATATTATCTTTTTGTAAACCTTGTCTTACTTTTTCTTCATATTCATCATAAGTTCTCCGAACACCTGCATAAGGTATAAAAAGAATTTGCTCATTTAAAACATTATTTTCATTTAAAAAAGAATCGATAAATTCTTTTGTATGGCTTAAATAAGGGCTATCTTGATAAGATGATGCACTAAAAAGCAAAAGATTTAGCATATTTTCTCCTTATAATTTTTAAACATTATAATATATTAAACCATTGATACTAATAATAAAAAATTATTTATTTTTAAAATATTATTAAATTTTTACATTATGTAATTTTTTAAAAAAATATTATTGTTTTTAACAAACATATATTTATAACTTAACTAAAAATTATAATTTTAAAAATAAAAAAGAGAGTTTTTATAAACTTGATGTTAAAATCACATTCTCAATATTAAATCAAAGTAAAAAACAATGAAAGAAATTTTAATCACAAATGATGATGGTTATGAAAGTAAAGGGCTTACAAAACTTGTCAAAATGCTTAAAAAAGAATTTAAAGCTAAAATTACTATAGTAGCTCCAGCTACTGAAAAATCGGCATGTTCGCATTCTATTACCTTAACAAAACCTTTAAGATTTCATAAAATCAAAAAAAGATTTTATAAACTTGATGATGGGACTCCTGCTGATTGTATTTACCTTGCTTTACACACTTTTTACAAAAAACGTTTGCCAGATCTTGTAATTAGTGGAATTAATAAAGGGGCTAATATAGGTGAAGACATCACCTATTCAGGCACTTGTGCAGGAGCTATGGAGGCAGTTTTACAAGGAATTCCTGCAATTGCTTTATCACAATTTTATCAAGATAATCAAGAAAAATTAGATTTCAAACTTGCCTTAAAAATTACAAAAAAAATAGTCAAAAATATTTTTAAAAAGAATTTTCCCTTGGATAAGAAAGAATTTTTAAATATTAATTTTCCTTCTACAAGAATAAATTTCAAAGGTATTAAGGTTTGCAAAGCAGGGAAAAGAATTTATAATTATAAAGCTCATGCAAATACCAATCCTAGAGGTGTGCGGTATTATTGGTTGGCTACAACTAACCTTGATCATGAGCATGAAAAAAGATCTGATATTGCACTTTTAAAACAAGGTTATGTCACAATAACCCCTATAATGCTTGATCTAACAGCTTATAAACAAATAAAAAATCTCAAAAAATGGATAAAAAATGGATAGATACACTCGTATAAAATGGCTTGTAAATGATGATAATTTTGCCAAAATTCAAAACACTAAAGTTTTAGTTTGTGGGCTTGGGGGTGTTGGCGGAATATGTGTAGATGCCTTATATCGCAGTGGTTTTACCAATCTTACCTTAATAGATGCTGATAAATTTGAAGTCACAAATCAAAACCGCCAACTTCATAGTGAAAACATAGGTGAAGAGAAAGCTAAAGTTTTTGAAAAAATTTATAAAGCTAAGGGAATAGTAAGCAAAATTGACAATCAATTTTTAAATGAATTTGATTTAAGTAAATTTGATTTAATCATCGATGCGATTGATGACATACCAGCCAAAGTAGCTTTAGTAAATTTAATCAATTTTAAAAAACAAATTTTTATTTCATCAACTGGCGGAGCTAGAAAATTAGATCCTACACGCATAAGAACAACAAGTATTTTTAAAACTTATGGCGATGCACTTGCAAAAAAATTCCGTTATGAACTTAGAAAATCTGGATTTAAGGGAAATTTTGATGTAGTATTTTCTGATGAAGAAGCAAATTGCAAAAATCTTGGCTCCTTTATGGGTGTCACAGCTTCATTTGGACTTGCTTTAGCTTCTTTAGCTTTAAGAAAAGTACTTGAAAAATAATGCGATGGTTTTTATTTATAAGTATTTTATGTAATCTTACTTTTTCAAATGAAATTTTGCAAGATATTTTTAAAGATTACAATGAAAGTGGAATTTTTATTGCATATGATGGTAAAAATTATTATAGCAATGATTTTAAAAAAACAGATAAAAGAATTTTACCTGCTTCTACTTTTAAGATTTTCAATGCCCTAATAGCACTTAATGAAGGCGTTGTAAAAGATATCAATGAAATTTTTTATCACTACAAAGGTGAAAAAGTATTTTTACCATCTTGGAAAAATAATGCAAATTTAGCCCTAGCTATGCAAAGATCTCAAGTTACTGTATTTAAGAAATTAGCTAGAAAAATTGGCTTAGAAAAAATGCAAGCGAATTTAAATAAACTCAACTACGGTAATAAAACAATAAGTAAAATAGATGAATTTTGGCTTGATAATTCCTTAAAAATAAGTCCAAAAGAACAAGCAAATTTGCTTTTTAAGCTCGCTAACTTAGCATTAGATTATCCTAAAAATATACAAAAAGAACTTATAAATATCATCAAACTAAGCGAAAATAATCATTATGAACTTTTTGCAAAAACAGGTTGGGGTTTAGATAAATTTGGGCAAATAGTGGGTTTTGCAAAAGATAAAAAATCTCATCAAATTTATGCTTTTGCTTTATGTATGGATATAAGTGATTTTAATAAACTTTATCTAAGAGAGAAGTTAGCAAAAAAATATCTATCAAACTTAATCAAATTTGGCACATAAAAAATAAAGGATGATAAGTTAAGGTATTTTGAAATTCTTTTTCATAATTTTTCAAAAATTCTTTTCCTATAAAAAATTTTTTCTGCAAGGCATTTACTCCGCTTAGTTTTAAATGTTTAAAAAGTCCTAAAGTAGAGTTAAATTTCAAATTTACAACCTTTTCTTTAGCTTGCAAAACTTTAAAATTTGTAGAAAGTTTTTTTGAAATTTGCTCTAAACTCAAATAATCTAATGACAAATTTGTGCTTTGTTTTATTTGTATGAAATTTTTTTCTCCAAAGGTAGAAAAAAGTAAAATCCCATTTTTATTTAGCATGCTCGTAAAATTTTCTAAAAGATCATCTATCTTTAACCACTGCATACAAGCATTTGAAGCTATAAGATCAAATTTTTTCGTATAAAAATGATGATTTTTAAGTTCATTCATATCAAAAATGCCAAATTCTTCATATCGACAAGGATTTTCAAAGAAATAAATATCATTTAAAAAATACTTTTTAAATTTTATATTTTTTTGCAGCATTTGACTAAATTCTCCTGTGCCACATCCAAACTCAAGTACCTCATCAAAACAACTTAAATCACTTTCAATAAGCATTTCGCAAAGCTCTTTAGCCATGTCTTTTTGCACAGGCGTATTTGTATTATAAGTGTCTTTTGCTCTTATGAAAGATTGCAAAGCTCTTCCCAAGTGTGGTATTTAAAAAATGCAAAATGTGGCTCATCAACAAACCTTGCTTTTTCTTTGAAAAAATTTAAAGTATGTTTAGGTGGGAAAATTTTATCATCTTTGCTAATTATCGCTTTAGCCCAAGTGAAATTTTCATTTAAATCTTTAGTACAAAACTCATATAAGCTAAAAAGCTCATTTTTTAAATGCTCACTTTCTTCAAAGTAAAACCAGCCACTCAAATTAGCTCTTTTTTCAAACAAATTTGCTTTAAAATCTTTTAAAACAAATCTTTTCATTGTAAACTTATAAATAGCATTTTTAATCCCGAATTCATCATTTATAGCCAAATTTGTACCATTTATAGCTATTTTTTTATCAAATTTTAAATCTTTTAAAATTTTACTCGCTACACAAACTCCCATAGAAAAGCCAACAAGAATAATTTTTTCAAATTTATTAAGATTAAATTCCCAATCAAAACTCGTATAATCATACACCATTAAAACATTTACATCACTTTTTAAATGCGTAAAATGGCTAAAATGCGAACAAAACCCTGAAAAAAACAAAATCAACTCGCGCGAATTTGCATTTTCATGTAAAAAATGAGTTTTCAAAATACCTCCAAAACTTTTTCTAAATCTTTTTTCACTAGCCCAGCATGCAAAGAAAAACGAATTCTAGCTGTATTTTTAGCCACTGTTGGCTCTTTAATAGCAAGCGCAAAAACACCTTTTTCTAAAAGCTTTTGAGAAATTTTACTAGCTAATGTATTTTGCCCTAAAACAAAAGAGATGATATAAGCCTCACCTAAAACTGCACCTTTGCTTGCCAAAGCATTTTTAAACCAAGTGCTTAGCTCCAAAAGCTCATTTCTTTGAGTGTTAAATTCGTGCAAATGCTTAAATACATGCAAAGTCCAAGCTACATTGATAGGTGCAATAGCGGTTGAATATATAAAAGCTCTTGCTTTATTGATAAAAAATTCTTTTTCATCGCTTATCATGCAAGCTCCCATAGAAGCTATGGCCTTACCAAAGGTAAAAACTAAAAAATCTATTTCCTTTTCTAAGCCCAAAAAATTCACATAACCCAAACCATTATCTCCAAAACACCCCACACTATGTGCTTCATCTATATAAATTTTTATATTTTTGTATTCTTTTTTTAAGCTTACAAATTCTTTTATAGGTGCAAAATCCCCGTCCATACTAAATAAAGCTTCACTTATGATAATGATGTTTTCAAATTCTTTATAATGCTTTTGTACTAAGCTTTGTAAATGCTCTATATCATTGTGTTTAAATCTTATAAATTTAGCCCCACCAAGCCTTAAACCATCAATGATACTTGCATGCACTTGTTTATCCGCTAAAAACAAAGTATTTTTAATACTTGCTAAAGCTTGTAAACAGCTTATATTTAAAGCATAGCCATTATTAAAATGTAAGATTTTTCTGCCTAACTTAGCTTCTAAAAAGCTTTCAAATTCATCAAAAATAGCATAATTTCCACTCAAACTTCTTGAGCTTGAACTAGAAAATTCAAATTCTTTTAAATGTGTTAAAAAATCTTGCTTTAACGCTTTTTCATTGCTTAAATTTAAATAATCATTTCCTGCTAAATTTAGCAATTTTTGCTCATTATAAATAACATATTTTCCATCATGCTTTAATGAGCGTAAAATTCTAAAATTATCTTGTTGTTTTAATTCATCTAAAATTTGCGTAATTTGCATTATTTTTTAAGCCTTATGTAGTTTTAACAATCTAAATCATCTCTTAAATCACAAGCTTTTCCAAAATATTCTAAAGCTTTAGAAATATCTTTTCTAACACCAGATCCAATTGCATACATAGCTCCAAGATTAAAACAACCTAAATCACTATTTAAGTCACAAGATTTTTGATATAATTCAACTGCTTTAAAATTATCCTTTTTTATGCCAGATCCATTTGCATACATAATTCCAAGATTAAAACAACCTAAACCATCATTTAAGTCACAAGATTTTTTAAAGCATTTTAAAGCTATTAAATAATCGCCTCTATCGTAAGCTTTAATTCCTTTTGCAACCAAATCCTCTTGCGAGTATACAAAATTTAAAAATAAAATTGCTAATACAATTAATACTTTTTTCATGTTTTACTCTAAATTTAAGATAAAAGACTAATTATATAAATATTTTACAAATAATACTTTTTTCATTTTAAAACATAAATTTGACTAAAAAAATTGTAGTATCATTAAAATAAAAAATCAAAGAAGCAAATATGAATTTAAAAGAACTAGACTTAAAATACATTTGGCACCCTTGCACGCAAATGAGCGATCATGAATTTTTACCTTTAATACCTATAAAAAAAGCTAAGGGAATATATTTGTATGATTTTGATGAAAAATCATACATAGACTGTATTAGCTCTTGGTGGGTAAATATTTTTGGCCATTGTAATGATTATATAAACGAAAAAATCAAAGATCAGCTACAAAATTTGGAACATGTTTTACTTGCAGGCTTTTCGCATGAGCCTATCATAAAGCTTTCACAAAGACTTTGCAAACTTTTACCTTTTGATAAATGTTTTTTTGCAGACAACGGAAGTTCAGCCATAGAAGTAGCTTTAAAAATGAGTTTTCAATACCACTTAAACAATGGCTCTAAAAAGGATAAATTCTTAGCTCTTAGCAATTCTTATCATGGAGAAACCTTAGGTGCATTAAGCGTTGGCGATGTAGCGCTTTATAAAAAAACCTATGAGCCTTTACTTTTAAAAAATATCACAACGCCTGTGCCAACTAGCAAGGACTATACAAAAGAACTTGAAATTTTAGAAAGCATTTTAAAAAATCATCATCATGAAATTTGTGCTTTTATACTTGAGCCTTTACTTCAATGTGCAGGCAATATGCATATGTATGAGCTTGGGTATTTAAATGAAGCGATTAAGCTTGCTAAAAATTATGATGTGCAAGTGATATTTGATGAAATAGCCACAGGTTTTGGACGCACAGGAGAAATGTTTGCGCTAGATTATTGTTCACAAAGCATTGATTATATATGTCTTTCTAAAGGTATCACGGGCGGGTATTTACCCCTTTCAGTAGTGCTTACTAAAGATGAAATTTATGAGAAATTTTATGATAGCTATGAAAGTCAAAAAGCCTTTTTACACTCTCACTCTTACACAGGCAATGCCCTAGCTTGCGTAGCGGCTAATGCGACTTTGGATATTTTTGAAAAAGAAAATATCATCACAAAAAACAAAATCAAAAGTGCTTTTATAAAAACTCAATGGGAGAGTTTAAAAGAATTTGAATTTTTAGGAAATTTTAGAAATTTAGGTATGGTGAGTGCATTTGACATACAAAAAAGCAAATACCAAAGAGCTGGACTTGAAGTTTTTCAAAAAGCCTTAGAAAAAGGATTACTTTTAAGACCACTTGGAAACACTATATATTTTATGCCACCATATATTATAAATGAAGATGAAATTTCTTATGTAGTGCAATCTTTAAGAGAGATTTTTAAGAATTTTTGAAAGTTTTTCACATACTGTATCATCAAATTCTATAATAGGAATTGAAGTATATTTACTTATAAAATCCTTGCTAAAATTATCTTGAGTTTTTAAGATTAAAGCAAGAATTTTAATATCTCTTTGTTTTAGTGCTTCTATGCTTAAAAGCGTGTGATTGATACTTCCTAGATAATCTTTTGCGACTAAAATCGTAGGGTACTTAAACGCACTCATATAATCAATCATCGTTTTTTCATCATCAAGGGGCGAAAAAAGCCCACCAGCTAGTTCAATAATGAGTTTATCACTTTGTGGAATTTGTATATCAAAGGCCTTATAGTTTAAATTTTCTAAAATCCTGCCTTTGTGTGGCGAAGCAGGAGTTTGCAAAAACACACCTTCTTTAAAAATCTTAGTTTTTGGGCTAAATTGAGATACTACCTCGCTATCTTTTGGCGTGCCTGCTTGAATAAGCTTAAAATAATCAAAGCCCAATTCCTTACAAAGCCTAGCACTTAGATAAGTCTTACCAACATCTGTGTCTATACCGCTGATATAAATTTTCATATTTTTCTTAGGAAAGTATTTTTAAGCCTATTGTACAAGCAATAATTATGATAATCAACGAAAGCTTTATAAAGCTTTTATTTTCTTTATAAAAAAGAATTCCAATTATCACTCCACCAGCAGTACCAACTCCAGTCCATATAGAGTATGCTACGCTCATAGCTATGCTTTGCATACTCAAACTTAAAAATCCAAAAGAGAAGGCAAAACTAATTGCTAAAGCCAAAAAATACAACCTCTTTTTAGTTTTAACCAATTCTTTCATGATAACAATACCAAGAACTTCAAAACATGCTGCAAGATTGAGAAAAAACCATTCCATATTAACTCTCTTTACTTGCAAATTTAAGCCCTATAACACTCAAAAGCAAAATAGCTATCAAAATAATTTTTATAATAGATACAGGCTCGTTAAAAATCAACATTTCGTTTAACACTACACCCACAGTTCCAATACCCACAAAAACACTATAAACAATACTTACTTCTAATTTTTCACAAGCTTTTAGCATGCATGCAAATGAAATATAAACACCTATGATAGTTAATACATAGTGCCAAATTTCACTAGAATGTTTCAAACCACTTACCCAAAAACATTCCACAACTCCACCTAGCACAACCATAAACCAAGCAAAATTTGCACTCATTTGTTTAAACATATACATCCTTAAAATCAAAAGTGCAAATTATACCAAATTTTAATATTTCATAATTTTAAATATTTCACTAATAAAATTAAATATTTATTAATATACATTTAATTTTTATTTTTATAAAATAAAAATTACTATAAATTACATTAAGGAAGTAAAAATGAAATTATTAATAAAAAGCAAAAATATTTTGCTCACATTAGCAAGTATAGCACTTTTATCAAGTACCAATGTACTAGCAAAAAATTTCGAACCAGTTATTGTTATCCATGGAGGTACAAGTGGATTAGGTCTTACCGAAGAAGAATTTATTAAAAGAGAAAAGGTAATGAAAGAATCTTTAAAAGCTGGTCAAAACATACTTGAAAAAGGAGGAAGTTCTGTTGATGCAGTTATTGCAGCTATAAAAGTAATGGAAAATAGTCCTGAATTTAATGCTGGAAAAGGAGCTGTATTTACTTCAGATGGATTTAATGAACTTGATGCTTCTTTAATGGATGGAAAAAGTTTGAATGCAGGTGCTATTGCTATGGCTAGAACTATTAAAAATCCTATAGAAGCAGCAAAAATTGTCATGGATAAAACTCCTCATACTTTAATAGCAGGAGAAGGTGCTGACAAGCTTGCTAAAAACAATGGCCTAGAGATTGTTAATCAAAAATATTTTTACACAGATCACAGATATAAACAATTACAAGATGCTAAAAAAAGTAAAAAAGTATTACTTGATAGTGATAAAGCAAAAGCTCATTTAGGAATAAGCACAGAACCTTACTTAGGAACCGTTGGAGCCATTGCTTTGGATAAAAATGGAAATTTAGCAGCAGGAACAAGCACAGGCGGAACTACAAATAAAATGACAGGTCGCATTGGAGACTCTCCTATTATAGGTGCTGGAAACTATGCAAATAACGACTCAGTAGCAGTATCTTGCACAGGAACTGGAGATATTTATATTAGAGTTGCTGCTGCCCACGAAGTTGCATCATTATATAAATATAAAAAATTATCAGTACAAAAAGCAGCTGAAGAAACCATAAAAGAAGTAGCAGAACTTGGCGGAACGGGCGGAATTATTTCTATTGATAAAAATGGTAAAGTAGGATATGCTTGGACTAAAGATAAGCTAGGTATGTATCATGGCGAAGCAAGAATAGGTAAAGAGCCTAAGATATTTTGGCCTGTAGATAAAAAATAATTATCGAACTTTAATTAATCTCGTGCCTCGTAGCTTAAAAATCTTTGAGGCACTATTTTCGAAAAAAATTTCATCTATAATCTCATCAGCATTTTGTCTAGCCCATTTTTCATCAAATTTTTTTCCATGTTTATTTGCTGAAGTAGAATAAAGCCAATCAAATTGTTTTAAAAATTCTTCATGAGCACAATCTTTTACAACGCGTATTGCTTTAGAATTAGAGTATAAAAAAGTAGTTTTTTTGCTTTTTCTAATGGTATTTTTAAAGTATTTTGGAATTCTTGTAAGCTTTTGAAGCTCACTAAATTTAGCTGTTGTAATAAGACAAGGTTTATTTAATTGCCTTTTTTTGAGTTTATTAAGGGCTTTTAAATCTTTACTTAAAAACCCAGCAGTTGTATCAGTTTGAGCTAAATAAATCATCCTTTTAAATATTCTTGTAAGCTTTTAATTTCTAAATAACTTTTATTTTGCATAGCTTTTATAGCTTTAACTCCTGCATAAGCGGCTCTTAAATTTGTAAAATATGGAGTTTTAAAACGCAAAATATTTGCTCTAATTTTTTTAGTATCACCTTTAAAGCTATGCTCATCACTTGTATTGATAGCTAAATGGATTTCAGCATTTTTAATTTTATCTTCAACATTTGGACGACCTTCTGAAATTTTATGCACAAATTCACATTCTATTTTTGCTTCTTGTAAAATTTTATAAGTTCCACTAGTAGCTATAATTTTAAATCCAAGTTTAATATATTCATTAGCTAAATCCACTGCATATTTTTTATCTTTTTCTCTTAAAGATAAGAACACATTCCCACTTTTTGGTAAAAAATTTGATGAAGCAAGTTGGCTTTTTGCATATGAATTTGCGAAATTTTCACTCAAGCCCATGACTTCTCCAGTTGATCGCATTTCAGGACCAAGATCAAGATCGCTGCCACTAAGTTTTGCAAAAGGAAAAACAACCCCTTTAACACTAATATGATTTGATTTTTTAGCTTTTAAAATTCCATTTTTTTCTTCAACCACTTCAAAAGTATCATAAAATTTCAAACTTTCTCTTAAATTCCCTTGCCACATTACGCGTGTTGCTACTTTAGCTAAAGGAATTCCAGTAGCCTTACTTACAAAAGGCACTGTTCTACTTGCTCTTGGATTTACTTCTATCATATAAAGTTTATTTTCATAAATTGCAAATTGTATATTTAAAAGCCCTACAACTCCTAAATTTAAAGCTATATCTTTGGTTTTTTGTTCAATTAATTCAAGCATTTTTTCATCAATATTTAAAGCAGGTAATGAACATGCACTATCACCTGAATGAATTCCTGCTTCTTCAATATGCTCCATTATCCCAGCTACATATACATCTTTGCCATCACAAATAGCATCAACATCAAGCTCAGTCGCATTGTCTAAGAACTGATCTATTAAAACAGGACTTTTATCACTCACATCTACTGCTTCTTGCATATAAATTTTAAGCTCATTTTCATCATATACCACGCGCATAGCACGTCCACCTAAAACATAACTTGGTCTAACAAGAACAGGATAGCCTATCTCATTTGCTTTTGTTATTGCCTCTTCTACGCTAATTACTGTGCCATTTTTTGGTTGGTTAATCCCTAAATCATCTATGAATTTAGCAAATTTTTTTCTATCTTCTGCTAAATCTATCACTCTGGCACTAGTTCCTATAATCTTAGCACCAATTACACTTAAACGCTTAGCAAATTTTAACGGAGTTTGGCCACCAAAATGCACAATTACCCCATCTGGCTTCTCTTTGTCAATCACCGCTCTTAAATGCTCAAAATCAATGGGTTCAAAATACAAAATATCACTTGTATCATAATCTGTCGAAACTGTTTCAGGATTACAATTATACATGATAGTTTTCACGCCCATGTCTTTTAGAGCAAATGAAGCGTGCACACAAGCATAATCAAATTCAATCCCTTGCCCTATACGATTAGGTCCTCCGCCTATAATCATTACTTTTTTATCTTTTTTATCTTTACCATCTTTAATTTGAGTTAATTCGCTAGCATTGACACTAGAATATAAATAAGGTGTAAGAGCTTCAAATTCACCCGCACAAGTATCTACCTCGCTATATTGAACAATAATTTTTTGTTTCATTCTCGCATAATA comes from the Campylobacter insulaenigrae NCTC 12927 genome and includes:
- a CDS encoding isoaspartyl peptidase/L-asparaginase family protein codes for the protein MKLLIKSKNILLTLASIALLSSTNVLAKNFEPVIVIHGGTSGLGLTEEEFIKREKVMKESLKAGQNILEKGGSSVDAVIAAIKVMENSPEFNAGKGAVFTSDGFNELDASLMDGKSLNAGAIAMARTIKNPIEAAKIVMDKTPHTLIAGEGADKLAKNNGLEIVNQKYFYTDHRYKQLQDAKKSKKVLLDSDKAKAHLGISTEPYLGTVGAIALDKNGNLAAGTSTGGTTNKMTGRIGDSPIIGAGNYANNDSVAVSCTGTGDIYIRVAAAHEVASLYKYKKLSVQKAAEETIKEVAELGGTGGIISIDKNGKVGYAWTKDKLGMYHGEARIGKEPKIFWPVDKK
- a CDS encoding Sua5 YciO YrdC YwlC family protein; this translates as MIYLAQTDTTAGFLSKDLKALNKLKKRQLNKPCLITTAKFSELQKLTRIPKYFKNTIRKSKKTTFLYSNSKAIRVVKDCAHEEFLKQFDWLYSTSANKHGKKFDEKWARQNADEIIDEIFFENSASKIFKLRGTRLIKVR
- the carB gene encoding carbamoyl-phosphate synthase large subunit, with protein sequence MPKRTDIKNILLIGSGPIIIGQACEFDYSGAQAAKTLKELGYRVVLINSNPATIMTDPEFADATYIEPITKESILGIIKKENIDAILPTMGGQVALNVAMEVYESGQLKDVKFLGANPEAIKKGEDRQIFKECMKKIGMDLPKSMYAYNYDEALKAVDTIGFPLMIRASFTLGGAGSGVVYNMDEFKELANTALALSPIHEILIEESLLGWKEYEMEVIRDKNDNCIIVCSIENLDPMGVHTGDSITIAPALTLTDKEYQVMRNASFAILREIGVDTGGSNVQFAVNPQNGRMIVIEMNPRVSRSSALASKATGYPIAKIATLLAVGFSLDEIKNDITGTPASFEPVIDYIVTKIPRFTFEKFPGASTELGTAMKSVGEVMAIGRTFKESIQKALCSLERNLSGFDVIYCDKNELTAKIRHANEKRLLYIAQAFRDGFSVQELYELCKIDTWFLNQIKEIVDFEEIIDMDILNNKHLLRKAKNFGFSDKKIASLVNQKDNLELSQNDIYYARMKQKIIVQYSEVDTCAGEFEALTPYLYSSVNASELTQIKDGKDKKDKKVMIIGGGPNRIGQGIEFDYACVHASFALKDMGVKTIMYNCNPETVSTDYDTSDILYFEPIDFEHLRAVIDKEKPDGVIVHFGGQTPLKFAKRLSVIGAKIIGTSARVIDLAEDRKKFAKFIDDLGINQPKNGTVISVEEAITKANEIGYPVLVRPSYVLGGRAMRVVYDENELKIYMQEAVDVSDKSPVLIDQFLDNATELDVDAICDGKDVYVAGIMEHIEEAGIHSGDSACSLPALNIDEKMLELIEQKTKDIALNLGVVGLLNIQFAIYENKLYMIEVNPRASRTVPFVSKATGIPLAKVATRVMWQGNLRESLKFYDTFEVVEEKNGILKAKKSNHISVKGVVFPFAKLSGSDLDLGPEMRSTGEVMGLSENFANSYAKSQLASSNFLPKSGNVFLSLREKDKKYAVDLANEYIKLGFKIIATSGTYKILQEAKIECEFVHKISEGRPNVEDKIKNAEIHLAINTSDEHSFKGDTKKIRANILRFKTPYFTNLRAAYAGVKAIKAMQNKSYLEIKSLQEYLKG